In one Ischnura elegans chromosome 13, ioIscEleg1.1, whole genome shotgun sequence genomic region, the following are encoded:
- the LOC124170315 gene encoding uncharacterized protein LOC124170315 — MARLASRYKKKASKIRTHASGSGGGGRLKITPLTELEQQVLSLVGEKAVDGEDGLVDPLIHRISQESHPLPASDSPSPPSSPDKNPIYCLTSYSPTTVTTSHQQPFQIPLNFEVIQNHISAIENAISKPSPMPSTSQTFPAEENHSPPVLPPSNPVCDTVPRARKRKRPSPPNDDSDYILALAAKERTEHSKAKAIALSSLAESMRDITASLKMACQAIKDASDEYGDLIQY; from the exons ATGGCAAGACTGGCGTCTAGATACAAAAAAAAGGCATCCAAAATAAGGACCCATGCTAGCGGAAGTGGTGGAGGTGGCCGCCTTAAAATCACCCCCCTCACTGAGTTAGAGCAACAAGTGCTAAGCTTGGTGGGGGAAAAGGCAGTGGATGGGGAGGATGGCCTTGTAGACCCTTTGATA caCCGCATAAGCCAAGAATCACATCCCCTACCTGCATCTGATTCACCTTCTCCTCCTTCATCACCAGATAAAAACCCCATTTATTGTTTGACATCATATTCCCCTACAACAGTAACTACATCCCACCAACAGCCATTTCAAATCCCACTAAATTTTGAAGTAATACAAAATCACATATCAGCCATAGAAAATGCGATTTCAAAGCCATCTCCAATGCCATCCACCTCACAAACATTCCCCGCAGAAGAAAATCATTCCCCTCCAGTCCTTCCTCCCTCAAATCCTGTATGTGACACAGTACCAAGGGCCAGAAAAAGGAAGCGGCCATCTCCACCAA atgatGATTCCGATTACATATTGGCTCtggcagcaaaagagaggacTGAGCACAGTAAGGCAAAGGCGATTGCCTTAAGTAGTTTGGCCGAGAGTATGAGAGACATAACTGCATCCCTTAAGATGGCCTGCCAAGCAATAAAGGATGCTAGCGATGAGTATGgggatttaattcaatattga
- the LOC124170415 gene encoding uncharacterized protein K02A2.6-like produces MFGLKETDIRLRKYDNHIAVPAGEINVQICYNGICKLCRLIVVDGGTRSMFGRDLMDVFEIFKGNLLNYSLNAMNCNRDLVILIKKHGDLFKSELGRFKYEKASLNTNESVMPIFFKPPHVPFDFKAKIDEELDRLEKEGVISLVTNSEWGTPLVPVMQPDGRLRLCVDYKVTINRHLDDIKHPLPRIKELFAALQGGEYSTKLDFYQDYNQLELTDETKKLLTWSTHRGIFVPNRLPFGTKPACALF; encoded by the coding sequence ATGTTTGGGCTTAAAGAAACTGATATTCGATTAAGAAAGTATGACAATCATATTGCAGTTCCTGCTGGTGAGATCAATGTTCAAATATGCTATAATGGCATATGCAAACTTTGTAGGCTTATTGTGGTTGATGGTGGTACCCGCTCCATGTTTGGGAGGGATTTGATGGatgtgtttgaaatatttaaaggtaatttattaaactattctTTGAATGCCATGAATTGCAATAGAGATTTAGTGATACTAATTAAGAAACATGGGGATTTGTTTAAATCCGAGCTGGGTAGGTTTAAATATGAAAAGGCTTCTCTAAACACTAATGAGTCAGTcatgccaatattttttaaacctcctCATGTACCATTtgattttaaagcaaaaattgatGAGGAACTGGACAGATTGGAGAAGGAAGGTGTTATTTCCTTGGTAACTAATTCAGAATGGGGAACACCCTTGGTCCCTGTGATGCAGCCAGATGGCCGATTGAGACTGTGTGTTGATTACAAGGTAACAATAAATAGGCACTTGGATGATATTAAACATCCTTTGCCTCGCATCAAGGAACTCTTTGCTGCTCTGCAGGGTGGGGAGTACTCCACTAAGTTGGATTTTTACCAGGACTATAATCAATTAGAATTAACAGACGAAACTAAAAAGTTGTTGACTTGGAGCACTCATAGGGGAATATTTGTTCCTAATAGGCTACCATTTGGTACAAAACCAGCATGTGCACTCTTCTAG